One window from the genome of Micromonospora aurantiaca ATCC 27029 encodes:
- a CDS encoding ABC transporter substrate-binding protein yields MTITPSRRGRRWLAGLTAAVLVLGAAACDDDGGDDGALAQAGPNGLDDGSKLTLWTRAPLEKQAKLLVEAYNASHRNKVALAVVPNDDYVAKVGAAAGSGSLPDLFAADIVYVPNWVSQGLFQDLGANIDGLDFKDSVNKGHLAAGTRDGRKHVLPFVLDLSMLFWNKKLFREAGLDPDRAPATLAEYATAAKAVQAIGRDGVYGTATGLNCGGCLAFTWFPSIWAAGGEVLGPDGTTSELAGDTAEKVYRTWADLWRSGAVLPSSAGETGPTWTAAFTEGKVGLMFYPATLLSSTPFDVGVAGIPGPDGGASTFVGGDGIGVSKDSRKSGQAWNFLNWLMSEQAQVEVLAKNKDVVSRSDLADNRYAARDPRLVTVNEVAGKGDTPVALNFQQAFNAPGSPWLALVRGQVLQGGGDIQKQNDQITAVLKQ; encoded by the coding sequence ATGACGATCACACCGAGCCGACGCGGACGGCGGTGGCTGGCCGGGCTCACGGCGGCCGTGCTGGTTCTCGGCGCGGCGGCGTGCGACGACGACGGCGGCGACGACGGGGCACTGGCCCAGGCCGGCCCGAACGGGCTCGACGACGGCAGCAAGCTGACGCTGTGGACCCGGGCGCCGCTCGAGAAGCAGGCGAAGCTGCTGGTCGAGGCGTACAACGCCAGCCACCGGAACAAGGTCGCGCTGGCCGTCGTCCCCAACGACGACTACGTCGCGAAGGTGGGCGCGGCGGCCGGCTCCGGCAGCCTGCCGGACCTGTTCGCCGCGGACATCGTGTACGTGCCGAACTGGGTGAGCCAGGGACTGTTCCAGGACCTCGGCGCCAACATCGACGGCCTCGACTTCAAGGACTCGGTCAACAAGGGCCACCTCGCCGCCGGTACGCGTGACGGCCGGAAGCACGTGCTGCCGTTCGTGCTCGACCTGTCGATGCTGTTCTGGAACAAGAAGCTGTTCCGGGAGGCCGGGCTCGACCCGGACCGGGCGCCGGCGACCCTCGCCGAGTACGCCACGGCCGCCAAGGCCGTCCAGGCCATCGGGAGGGACGGTGTCTACGGCACCGCCACCGGCCTCAACTGCGGCGGCTGCCTGGCCTTCACCTGGTTCCCGTCGATCTGGGCGGCGGGCGGCGAGGTGCTCGGCCCGGACGGCACCACCTCCGAACTCGCCGGAGACACCGCGGAGAAGGTCTACCGCACCTGGGCGGACCTGTGGCGCTCCGGCGCGGTCCTGCCGTCCTCGGCGGGGGAGACCGGTCCGACCTGGACCGCGGCCTTCACCGAGGGCAAGGTGGGCCTGATGTTCTATCCGGCGACGCTGCTCTCCTCGACGCCGTTCGACGTCGGGGTGGCCGGCATCCCCGGCCCCGACGGCGGTGCGTCGACATTCGTCGGAGGCGACGGCATCGGCGTGTCGAAGGACTCCCGGAAGTCCGGGCAGGCCTGGAACTTCCTCAACTGGTTGATGTCGGAGCAGGCCCAGGTGGAGGTGCTGGCGAAGAACAAGGACGTGGTGTCGCGCTCCGACCTGGCGGACAACAGGTACGCCGCGCGGGATCCCCGCCTGGTCACCGTCAACGAGGTGGCCGGCAAGGGCGACACCCCGGTCGCCCTGAACTTCCAGCAGGCCTTCAACGCCCCGGGCAGCCCCTGGCTCGCCCTGGTCCGCGGCCAGGTCCTCCAGGGCGGCGGCGACATCCAGAAGCAGAACGACCAGATCACCGCCGTCCTGAAGCAGTAG
- a CDS encoding cellulose binding domain-containing protein → MRRRSKIYAGLAAALVPLASVVVALGATPAGAAIGGSGPYPADYETSSSLPNHTIFRPQTLPSERLPVLVWGNGGCSANGLSQGNFLREIASHGFLAIANGAPNGSGSTNAQMLTQSIDWAVAENSRPGSRYYNRIDTTKIAVAGFSCGGLEAYAVSNDPRVTTTGIFSSGLLNDADDYQLRRLTKPIAYFVGGPSDIAYPNAMDDWGKLPAGLPAFMGNLNVGHGGTYDQPNGGEFGRVAVLYLKWRLKGDVGAGANFVGPDCGLCRSQWSVQQKNLTLDGPPPTTPPPTTPPPTTPPPTTPPPGGASCTAVYAVQDQWNGGFVANVTVTAGSNALTGWRVTLTLPGGAAISSLWNGVPSGTSGTVTVANQSYNGRLGAGQSTTFGFQGTGTGGGATATCAGS, encoded by the coding sequence ATGAGAAGACGATCGAAGATCTACGCGGGGCTGGCGGCCGCCCTCGTCCCGCTCGCCTCCGTGGTCGTGGCGCTCGGCGCGACACCCGCGGGTGCCGCGATCGGCGGCTCGGGGCCCTACCCCGCCGACTACGAGACCTCGTCGAGCCTGCCCAACCACACCATCTTCCGGCCCCAGACGCTCCCGTCCGAGCGCCTTCCCGTCCTGGTCTGGGGCAACGGCGGCTGCTCGGCCAACGGCCTGTCGCAGGGCAACTTCCTGCGCGAGATCGCCTCCCACGGCTTCCTCGCCATCGCCAACGGCGCACCGAACGGCTCCGGCTCCACGAACGCCCAGATGCTCACCCAGTCCATCGACTGGGCCGTGGCGGAGAATTCCCGGCCGGGCAGCAGGTACTACAACCGGATCGACACCACGAAGATCGCCGTGGCCGGGTTCTCCTGCGGTGGCCTGGAGGCGTACGCGGTCTCGAACGACCCGCGCGTCACCACCACCGGCATCTTCAGCAGCGGCCTGCTCAACGACGCCGACGACTACCAGCTGCGGCGACTGACCAAGCCGATCGCGTACTTCGTCGGCGGGCCGAGCGACATCGCGTACCCGAACGCGATGGACGACTGGGGCAAGCTGCCGGCCGGGCTGCCCGCCTTCATGGGCAACCTGAACGTCGGGCACGGCGGCACGTACGACCAGCCCAACGGCGGCGAGTTCGGCCGGGTCGCGGTGCTCTACCTCAAGTGGCGCCTGAAGGGCGACGTCGGCGCCGGCGCGAACTTCGTCGGCCCGGACTGCGGTCTGTGCCGCAGCCAGTGGAGCGTCCAGCAGAAGAACCTGACGCTGGACGGCCCGCCGCCCACCACTCCCCCGCCCACGACCCCGCCACCCACCACGCCCCCGCCCACCACGCCCCCGCCGGGTGGGGCCTCCTGCACCGCCGTCTACGCCGTCCAGGACCAGTGGAACGGTGGCTTCGTCGCCAACGTGACCGTGACCGCCGGGAGCAACGCGCTGACCGGCTGGCGCGTGACGCTCACCCTGCCGGGCGGCGCCGCGATCAGCTCGTTGTGGAACGGCGTGCCCAGCGGCACCAGCGGCACCGTCACCGTGGCCAACCAGAGCTACAACGGACGGCTGGGCGCGGGCCAGAGCACCACCTTCGGATTCCAGGGCACCGGGACCGGCGGCGGCGCCACCGCCACCTGCGCCGGTAGCTGA